One Leclercia pneumoniae genomic region harbors:
- the betT gene encoding choline BCCT transporter BetT: protein MTDLSQDREKDKINPVVFYTSAGLILLFSLTTIFFRDFSAEWIGRTLNWVSKTFGWYYLLAATLYIVFVVCIACSRFGSVKLGPEQSKPEFSLLSWAAMLFAAGIGIDLMFFSVAEPVTQYMQPPEGAGQTMEAARQAMVWTLFHYGLTGWSMYALMGMALGYFSYRYNLPLTIRSALYPIFGKKINGPIGHSVDIAAVIGTIFGIATTLGIGVVQLNYGLSVLFDIPDSMAAKAALIALSVIIATISVTSGVDKGIRVLSELNVALALGLILFVLFMGDTSFLLNALVLNVGDYVNRFMGMTLNSFAFDRPVEWMNSWTLFFWAWWVAWSPFVGLFLARISRGRTIRQFVLGTLIIPFTFTLLWLSVFGNSALHEIIHGNATFAQEAMAHPERGFYSLLAQYPAFTFSASVATITGLLFYVTSADSGALVLGNFTSKLKDINSDAPNWIRIFWSVAIGLLTLGMLMTNGISALQNTTVIMGLPFSFVIFFVMAGLYKSLKVEDYRRESANRDTAPRPMGSQDRLSWKKRLSRLMNYPGTRYTKQMMETVCFPAMEEVAQELKLRGARVELKSLPPEEGETLGHLDLLVDMGDEQNFVYQIWPQQYSVPGFTYRARSGKSTYYRLETFLLEGSQGNDLMDYSKEQVITDILDQYERHLNFIHLHREAPGNSVMFPDV from the coding sequence ATGACAGACCTTTCACAAGACAGAGAAAAAGACAAAATCAACCCGGTCGTTTTTTATACTTCCGCCGGGCTGATTTTGTTGTTTTCCCTGACGACGATCTTCTTTCGTGATTTTTCTGCCGAGTGGATTGGGCGCACCCTCAACTGGGTGTCGAAAACCTTTGGCTGGTACTATCTGCTGGCGGCGACGCTCTATATCGTCTTCGTGGTGTGCATTGCCTGCTCGCGCTTCGGTTCGGTGAAGCTCGGGCCGGAGCAGTCAAAGCCCGAGTTCAGCCTGCTGAGCTGGGCCGCGATGCTCTTTGCCGCAGGCATCGGCATCGATTTGATGTTCTTCTCCGTAGCCGAGCCGGTCACGCAGTATATGCAGCCGCCGGAAGGGGCGGGGCAGACCATGGAGGCTGCGCGCCAGGCGATGGTCTGGACGCTGTTCCACTACGGCCTGACCGGCTGGTCGATGTACGCTCTGATGGGGATGGCGCTCGGATACTTCAGCTATCGTTATAATTTGCCCCTGACCATCCGCTCTGCCCTCTATCCGATTTTCGGTAAAAAAATCAACGGGCCCATTGGACACAGCGTAGATATTGCGGCGGTGATCGGTACCATCTTCGGCATCGCTACCACGCTGGGTATCGGTGTGGTGCAGCTTAACTACGGGCTGAGCGTGCTGTTTGATATCCCGGATTCGATGGCGGCCAAGGCGGCGCTGATTGCGCTGTCGGTGATTATCGCCACCATTTCTGTCACCTCCGGCGTGGATAAAGGGATCCGCGTGCTCTCCGAGCTGAACGTCGCGCTGGCGTTGGGGCTGATTCTGTTCGTGCTGTTTATGGGCGACACCTCGTTCCTGCTTAACGCGCTGGTGCTGAACGTTGGCGACTACGTGAACCGCTTTATGGGCATGACGCTGAACAGCTTTGCCTTTGACCGCCCGGTGGAGTGGATGAACAGCTGGACGCTCTTCTTCTGGGCGTGGTGGGTGGCCTGGTCGCCGTTTGTTGGCCTGTTCCTGGCGCGTATTTCGCGCGGACGCACCATTCGCCAGTTCGTGCTGGGGACGCTGATTATCCCGTTCACCTTTACCCTGCTGTGGCTCTCTGTGTTCGGCAACAGTGCCCTGCACGAGATTATCCATGGCAATGCGACCTTTGCTCAGGAGGCGATGGCGCACCCGGAGCGCGGTTTCTACAGCCTGCTGGCGCAGTATCCGGCGTTCACCTTTAGCGCCTCCGTGGCGACCATTACCGGCCTGCTGTTCTACGTCACCTCGGCGGATTCCGGTGCGCTGGTGCTGGGGAACTTCACCTCGAAGCTGAAGGACATCAACAGCGACGCGCCAAACTGGATCCGCATCTTCTGGTCGGTCGCTATTGGCCTGCTGACGCTCGGCATGCTGATGACCAACGGCATTTCCGCCCTGCAGAACACCACGGTGATCATGGGGCTGCCGTTCAGCTTTGTGATCTTCTTCGTGATGGCCGGGCTGTACAAATCGCTGAAGGTGGAAGACTACCGCCGCGAAAGTGCCAATCGCGACACCGCCCCGCGCCCGATGGGCTCGCAGGACCGCCTGAGCTGGAAGAAACGTCTGTCGCGCCTGATGAACTACCCGGGCACGCGTTACACCAAACAGATGATGGAGACGGTCTGCTTCCCGGCAATGGAAGAGGTGGCTCAGGAGCTGAAGCTGCGCGGCGCGCGCGTCGAGCTGAAAAGCCTGCCGCCGGAGGAGGGCGAAACCCTGGGGCACCTGGATCTGCTGGTGGATATGGGCGACGAGCAGAACTTTGTTTACCAGATCTGGCCGCAGCAGTATTCCGTGCCCGGCTTTACCTATCGGGCCCGCAGCGGGAAATCAACCTACTACCGGCTTGAGACGTTCCTGCTGGAGGGCAGCCAGGGCAATGACCTGATGGATTACAGCAAGGAGCAGGTCATTACGGATATTCTGGACCAGTATGAACGGCACCTGAACTTTATCCACCTGCACAGGGAAGCGCCGGGGAACAGTGTGATGTTCCCGGATGTGTAA
- a CDS encoding VOC family protein, producing the protein MSPLNGFPAEMNLTGLAMLRLANGCNVELFQTSPTVQEHSANPGQPGINHFSLYTDDIHKTAANMRLHGAQMFDGPSDCFAQEEGKGNQTWFGMTPFGILIELISLPAGVRYDEEATEQRWIPEG; encoded by the coding sequence ATGTCCCCTCTGAATGGTTTTCCCGCTGAAATGAACCTTACCGGGTTAGCCATGTTACGTCTGGCTAACGGTTGTAACGTTGAACTGTTTCAGACCTCCCCCACTGTTCAGGAACATTCTGCCAATCCTGGCCAGCCGGGAATTAATCACTTCTCGCTGTATACTGATGATATCCATAAGACTGCTGCCAACATGCGTTTACACGGAGCGCAAATGTTCGACGGGCCGTCAGACTGTTTCGCACAGGAAGAGGGTAAAGGTAACCAGACGTGGTTCGGCATGACGCCGTTTGGCATATTAATTGAGCTAATATCCCTTCCAGCCGGTGTACGTTACGATGAAGAAGCGACAGAACAACGTTGGATACCTGAGGGCTGA
- a CDS encoding LysR family transcriptional regulator: MESLSGITFFVQAAEALSFSGAGRNLGVSSSTVGKSVSRLEERLGVRLFHRSTRSIRLTAEGGLFLERCRRILSEVEAAELELSETRLQPRGRLRISMPLVGMLVMPAITAFMHRYPEVELDVDFSDRMVDVIEEGFDVVMRTGEPADSRLMSRTLGNYQLKLVASPGYLEAFGVPETPNDLIQHACLHHRFPSTGRLEPWPLKTSSDTPVVSPPVTMICNTSAALMDVALAGLGIACLPDFMIRPSLATGQLQLVLDQHIAHQGTFRLLWPSSKFLSPKIRVFIDFMAETLFRDEDET, from the coding sequence ATGGAATCACTGAGTGGTATTACCTTTTTCGTGCAGGCAGCAGAAGCGTTGAGCTTCTCCGGGGCCGGTCGAAACCTTGGCGTTTCTTCATCAACGGTAGGCAAAAGCGTCTCCCGGCTGGAAGAGCGGCTGGGCGTCCGCCTGTTTCACCGCAGCACGCGTAGCATAAGGCTCACCGCTGAGGGCGGTCTGTTCCTTGAACGATGCCGCCGCATTCTGAGCGAAGTGGAAGCCGCCGAGCTGGAGCTTTCTGAAACCAGACTACAACCCCGCGGGCGCTTGCGTATCAGTATGCCTCTTGTTGGTATGCTGGTGATGCCTGCCATAACCGCCTTCATGCATCGTTATCCCGAGGTCGAGCTGGATGTGGATTTTTCGGATCGCATGGTAGATGTGATTGAAGAGGGATTCGATGTAGTGATGCGTACCGGTGAACCGGCTGATTCACGCCTTATGTCACGCACGCTGGGCAACTATCAACTAAAGCTGGTTGCTTCACCGGGCTATCTGGAAGCGTTCGGGGTACCCGAAACCCCTAACGATCTGATCCAGCATGCCTGCCTGCACCACAGATTTCCTAGTACGGGCAGGCTTGAACCCTGGCCGCTGAAAACATCCTCTGATACACCGGTCGTAAGCCCACCAGTAACGATGATATGCAACACCTCGGCCGCACTGATGGACGTTGCCCTGGCAGGGCTGGGCATAGCCTGCCTGCCGGATTTCATGATTCGGCCCTCTCTGGCGACAGGCCAACTTCAGCTCGTCCTTGATCAGCATATCGCGCATCAGGGTACGTTCAGATTGTTATGGCCCTCAAGTAAGTTTCTCTCACCCAAAATACGCGTGTTCATCGACTTTATGGCCGAAACGCTTTTTCGGGACGAGGATGAGACCTAA
- a CDS encoding CbrC family protein, whose amino-acid sequence MSRFNYMSDDYLSTVFADESFTCDCCKKISNAKYIGPQYSTADNDASLCPDCIQTGEAVQSGLVDFFNEIDPECVDENVSSEISCRTPGIFTWQDQEWATHCNDACEFHGDATAQDIIKADEKTIQIWMERYDQSRNDWDTFMSGYQPGGDQGVYKFSCKHCNAIVLNWDFS is encoded by the coding sequence ATGTCCCGATTTAATTATATGAGTGACGACTACTTATCGACAGTATTTGCCGATGAGTCATTTACTTGTGATTGCTGTAAAAAAATTAGCAATGCTAAATATATCGGCCCCCAATATTCCACGGCGGATAATGATGCCAGCCTGTGCCCGGATTGCATTCAAACTGGTGAGGCTGTTCAATCCGGCTTAGTCGATTTTTTTAATGAAATAGATCCTGAATGTGTCGATGAGAACGTCTCGAGTGAAATTTCTTGCCGCACACCGGGCATCTTTACCTGGCAAGATCAGGAGTGGGCTACGCATTGTAATGACGCGTGTGAATTTCATGGCGATGCTACTGCTCAGGATATAATTAAAGCAGATGAAAAAACTATCCAAATCTGGATGGAAAGATACGACCAAAGCCGGAATGACTGGGATACCTTTATGAGCGGGTATCAACCCGGAGGAGATCAGGGGGTTTATAAATTCTCGTGTAAACACTGCAACGCTATCGTTCTTAATTGGGATTTCTCATAG
- a CDS encoding antibiotic biosynthesis monooxygenase family protein: protein MIAVLFEADALPEAQERYLQLASELKPLLSDTPGFISIERFQSLTTPGKILSLSWWEDEESVAGWKRNVMHQAAQTEGKQSIFSFYRIRVASVLRDYSSDKGTNQHV, encoded by the coding sequence ATGATTGCAGTACTTTTTGAGGCAGATGCCCTGCCAGAAGCGCAGGAAAGATATCTTCAGCTCGCTTCGGAGCTGAAGCCTCTCTTATCCGACACGCCCGGCTTTATTTCAATTGAGCGTTTCCAGAGCCTGACTACACCCGGAAAAATTCTTTCGCTGTCGTGGTGGGAAGATGAGGAATCTGTAGCGGGATGGAAGCGAAATGTGATGCATCAGGCTGCTCAGACAGAAGGGAAGCAGTCGATTTTTTCATTCTACAGAATACGGGTAGCCAGCGTACTCCGTGATTACTCTTCAGATAAGGGAACAAATCAGCATGTATGA
- a CDS encoding amino acid-binding protein gives MYDIHVILKNSPGSLGSLGSVLGENGVGLEGGGVFTGAEGGHAHFLVEDGEKARRVLTEAGFEVRNLCRPLVRKLPQERPGELGEIANTIARNGINILVQYSDHSNRLILITDDDARAAEVTQKWAIPSE, from the coding sequence ATGTATGACATTCACGTTATTCTCAAAAATAGCCCGGGTTCCCTTGGTTCACTGGGGAGTGTATTGGGCGAAAACGGAGTGGGACTTGAAGGCGGTGGCGTATTTACAGGAGCAGAAGGCGGGCACGCACATTTCCTGGTTGAAGACGGTGAAAAAGCCCGCAGGGTGCTGACTGAAGCCGGTTTTGAAGTCCGCAACCTGTGTCGTCCTCTGGTAAGAAAGTTACCTCAGGAACGGCCCGGAGAGCTGGGAGAAATAGCGAATACAATTGCCCGGAACGGGATCAATATTCTGGTACAGTACAGTGACCATAGTAACCGGCTCATCCTCATTACGGATGATGATGCCCGGGCAGCTGAAGTAACCCAAAAATGGGCAATACCTTCTGAATGA
- a CDS encoding ArsR/SmtB family transcription factor, producing the protein MNLVKTKHDSEPDDVLETSMAMVAFALSDPSRVSILCALMDGRAWTATELSVVADIAASTTSGHLNRLLTNGLVICLTQGRHRYYSLAGHHIAGLLENLMGVSMRTRKAPACSTPHSLRYARTCYDHLAGELAVNIYECMLREKWLEADGSALTSAGKIHFEKMGVVLNSRSRRKHCCPCLDWSERRSHLGGNAGSALLTLFLEKEWITRTPGYREVKLTDSGKVAMYRLFGLKIT; encoded by the coding sequence ATGAACCTCGTTAAAACAAAGCACGACAGTGAGCCAGATGATGTCCTTGAAACATCCATGGCAATGGTGGCTTTTGCGTTGTCTGACCCGTCCAGGGTCAGCATCCTGTGCGCCCTGATGGACGGGCGCGCATGGACAGCCACCGAACTTAGCGTAGTGGCTGATATAGCAGCCTCGACAACCAGCGGGCACCTAAACCGGCTTCTTACCAACGGTCTGGTTATTTGCCTGACGCAGGGGCGTCATCGCTATTACAGCCTTGCGGGACATCATATCGCCGGACTGCTGGAAAACCTGATGGGTGTGTCCATGCGTACTCGTAAGGCTCCTGCCTGTAGTACACCGCACTCTCTTCGTTATGCACGCACCTGCTATGACCATCTGGCAGGCGAGCTTGCTGTCAACATTTATGAGTGTATGCTGCGGGAAAAATGGCTGGAAGCCGACGGCTCGGCACTGACGTCAGCCGGCAAAATACATTTTGAGAAAATGGGCGTCGTACTGAATTCACGCTCGCGCCGCAAGCACTGTTGCCCCTGTCTGGACTGGAGTGAACGACGTTCCCACCTCGGCGGTAATGCTGGCTCGGCACTGCTTACGCTTTTTCTTGAAAAAGAGTGGATAACGCGTACACCGGGATATCGTGAAGTGAAACTAACCGATTCAGGCAAGGTCGCCATGTATCGGCTGTTTGGGCTTAAAATTACCTGA
- a CDS encoding C40 family peptidase translates to MKLISIKLVILLVVAIISGCSEKRVHNVKNNNNKSLIKSNSHYSPDLIPVVAALHDQLNTWRTAPYQWGGTDIDGVDCSGFVWRTLKDRFNLPMKRVTTHDLIHMGVKVDKKNLRAGDLVFFKIKNGFHVGFYDTNNKFIHASVSKGVTRSSLRNVYWKRMYIGARRLPNNISEVITMNHKLPKYAHDNPL, encoded by the coding sequence ATGAAACTTATAAGTATTAAATTAGTTATTCTTTTAGTCGTAGCGATTATTTCCGGTTGCAGTGAGAAAAGAGTTCATAATGTAAAAAATAATAACAATAAATCTCTTATCAAATCTAACAGTCATTATTCCCCGGATTTAATTCCTGTCGTGGCTGCGCTGCACGATCAGTTGAACACCTGGCGTACGGCTCCCTATCAGTGGGGAGGGACTGATATTGATGGTGTCGATTGCTCCGGGTTTGTATGGAGAACCCTTAAAGACAGGTTCAACCTTCCTATGAAACGTGTTACCACTCATGATCTTATTCATATGGGGGTAAAGGTTGATAAAAAAAATCTTCGTGCGGGAGATCTTGTTTTCTTCAAAATTAAAAATGGCTTCCATGTTGGTTTTTATGATACCAATAATAAGTTTATTCACGCGTCAGTCAGTAAGGGTGTCACCCGTTCGTCTTTAAGGAATGTATACTGGAAGAGAATGTATATTGGCGCTCGTCGATTGCCGAATAACATCAGCGAAGTTATTACGATGAATCATAAATTGCCAAAATATGCACATGACAATCCTCTTTAA
- a CDS encoding VOC family protein: MRRVGNVRFWPKRTTDLQQATEFLQKALDAKYVYDGLTDKDTPLKGADAEKQLGLTSGSMMIKQRLLRIGNGPNLELFEIISEDQTKPVRVQDFGWKHISLYVDDINYAIERVKAAGGKFLSEPHGNSRHEDTENNAGVYFYTPWGSIVELQSIPNGYYYPDDSEAKIWVSGWR; this comes from the coding sequence CTGCGTAGAGTTGGCAACGTCCGCTTCTGGCCAAAGCGGACAACAGATCTGCAACAGGCAACGGAATTTCTGCAGAAGGCGCTGGATGCAAAATATGTTTATGACGGCCTGACGGACAAGGACACACCGCTGAAAGGGGCTGATGCCGAGAAACAACTGGGCTTAACCTCTGGCTCAATGATGATCAAGCAGCGGCTACTGCGCATTGGTAATGGGCCAAACCTGGAACTTTTTGAAATTATCAGTGAAGATCAAACGAAGCCGGTAAGAGTGCAGGATTTTGGCTGGAAACATATTTCTTTATACGTAGACGATATCAATTACGCCATTGAAAGAGTGAAGGCTGCGGGAGGCAAGTTTCTTTCAGAGCCCCACGGAAACTCGCGTCATGAAGACACTGAAAATAATGCCGGCGTATACTTTTATACCCCCTGGGGAAGTATTGTCGAGTTGCAATCGATACCCAATGGCTATTACTACCCTGACGATAGCGAAGCGAAAATTTGGGTATCAGGTTGGCGATAA
- the arsH gene encoding arsenical resistance protein ArsH: MEQFPALNAECFDQKIAERLQLQEPPRILILYGSVRERSYSRFAAEEAGRLLTAMGAEVRLFNPSGLPLPDDAPDTHPKVAELRGLVRWCDGMVWSSPERHGAMSAVMKAQIDWIPLSEGALRPSQGKTLAVMQVCGGSQSFNAVNQMRILGRWMRMFTIPNQSSVAKAWQEFDENGRMRPSSWYDRIVDVTEELFKITLLLKGQTDYLADRYSERKESHQALSVRVNQEKI, translated from the coding sequence ATGGAACAGTTCCCTGCCCTGAACGCTGAATGCTTTGACCAAAAGATTGCTGAACGCCTGCAGCTTCAGGAGCCGCCACGTATTCTGATTTTGTACGGCTCGGTAAGGGAGCGTTCGTACAGCCGTTTCGCAGCGGAAGAAGCGGGTCGCCTGCTGACGGCGATGGGCGCAGAGGTGAGACTGTTTAACCCTTCCGGTTTACCCCTGCCGGATGACGCCCCGGATACACACCCAAAAGTGGCCGAACTGCGCGGGCTGGTCAGATGGTGTGACGGCATGGTGTGGAGTTCCCCGGAGCGGCATGGGGCCATGAGCGCGGTGATGAAAGCCCAGATTGACTGGATACCCTTAAGCGAAGGCGCCCTTCGCCCCTCCCAGGGGAAAACTCTGGCGGTGATGCAGGTCTGCGGCGGCTCGCAATCTTTCAATGCCGTGAACCAGATGCGTATTCTGGGCCGCTGGATGCGGATGTTCACCATTCCCAACCAGTCCTCAGTCGCCAAAGCCTGGCAGGAATTTGATGAAAATGGACGAATGAGGCCCTCTTCCTGGTACGATCGTATTGTCGATGTGACCGAAGAGTTATTTAAAATCACGCTGCTGCTGAAGGGCCAAACAGATTATCTCGCCGATCGTTATAGCGAACGAAAAGAGAGCCACCAGGCGCTCTCCGTCCGCGTTAATCAGGAAAAAATTTAA
- a CDS encoding metalloregulator ArsR/SmtB family transcription factor: MLQPVQLFKILADETRLAIVMLLRHSGELCVCDICAATSESQPKISRHMAILREAGLVLDRREGKWIHYRLSPHMPAWASETITMSWQCLREEVGEWLKKSACTSC; this comes from the coding sequence ATGCTACAGCCTGTGCAGCTTTTTAAAATCCTGGCGGATGAGACCCGCCTTGCCATTGTCATGCTTCTCCGGCATTCGGGTGAGCTGTGCGTCTGCGATATTTGCGCGGCTACTTCGGAGTCACAGCCCAAAATTTCCCGGCATATGGCTATCCTGCGTGAAGCAGGGTTGGTGCTCGATCGTCGGGAAGGCAAATGGATCCACTATCGTCTTTCTCCCCACATGCCGGCGTGGGCCAGTGAAACAATAACGATGTCATGGCAGTGCCTGCGCGAAGAGGTGGGTGAATGGTTAAAAAAATCCGCCTGTACCTCCTGCTGA
- a CDS encoding arsenic transporter: MFLAGSIFILTLVLVIWQPRGLSIGWSASIGAGLALVTGVIHVEDIPVVWDIVWNATAAFIAVIIISLLLDESGFFEWAALHVSRWGNGRGRLLFTWIVLLGAAVAALFANDGAALILTPIVIAMLLALGFSQGTTLAFVMAAGFIADTASLPLIVSNLVNIVSADFFNLGFTQYASVMVPVNLAAIAATLVMLHLFFRRDIPATYDVSLLKTPASAIKDPATFRAGWIVLLLLLIGFFVLEPQGIPVSAIAASGAAVLLVVAKRGHAINTGKVLRGAPWQIVIFSLGMYLVVYGLRNAGLTESLSGVLDLLADKGLWAATFGTGFLTAFLSSVMNNMPTVLIGALSIDGSTATGVIKEAMIYANVIGCDLGPKITPIGSLATLLWLHVLAQKNMSITWGYYFRTGIIMTLPVLFVTLAALAWRLSVTL; encoded by the coding sequence ATGTTTCTGGCAGGGAGTATCTTTATCCTGACGCTGGTTCTGGTCATCTGGCAGCCCAGGGGGCTTAGCATCGGCTGGAGCGCAAGCATCGGAGCCGGGCTGGCGTTGGTTACGGGAGTTATTCATGTCGAGGATATTCCCGTCGTCTGGGACATCGTCTGGAATGCCACGGCCGCTTTTATTGCGGTGATCATCATTAGCCTTTTGCTTGATGAGTCCGGTTTCTTTGAATGGGCCGCGCTGCATGTTTCACGCTGGGGGAACGGACGGGGTCGCCTGCTCTTTACCTGGATAGTTTTGCTTGGCGCTGCGGTGGCTGCGCTGTTTGCCAACGACGGCGCAGCGCTGATATTGACGCCAATCGTGATTGCGATGCTGCTCGCACTGGGGTTCAGCCAGGGGACGACGCTGGCCTTTGTCATGGCGGCAGGGTTTATCGCCGATACCGCCAGTTTGCCGCTGATCGTCTCCAACCTGGTAAATATCGTCTCGGCGGATTTCTTCAACCTGGGCTTTACGCAGTACGCCTCGGTCATGGTCCCCGTAAACCTGGCGGCCATTGCGGCCACGCTGGTCATGCTGCATCTTTTCTTCCGCCGCGATATCCCGGCGACCTATGACGTCTCGCTTCTGAAAACGCCTGCCAGCGCGATAAAGGATCCGGCGACCTTCAGGGCGGGCTGGATTGTGCTGCTGCTCTTGTTGATTGGGTTCTTTGTTCTGGAGCCGCAGGGGATCCCGGTCAGCGCAATAGCCGCATCTGGCGCGGCTGTGCTGCTGGTGGTGGCGAAGCGAGGTCATGCCATCAATACAGGAAAGGTGCTGCGTGGGGCGCCATGGCAGATCGTGATCTTCTCGCTCGGCATGTACCTGGTGGTTTATGGCCTGCGCAATGCCGGACTCACGGAGTCGCTCTCGGGCGTGCTGGATCTGCTGGCGGATAAGGGGTTATGGGCAGCCACATTCGGCACCGGCTTCCTGACCGCATTTCTCTCGTCGGTGATGAACAACATGCCGACGGTGCTGATTGGCGCCCTCTCTATTGACGGGAGTACAGCAACCGGCGTCATTAAAGAGGCGATGATTTACGCCAACGTCATTGGCTGCGATTTAGGCCCGAAAATCACCCCGATAGGTAGCCTGGCCACGCTGCTGTGGCTGCATGTGCTGGCACAGAAAAACATGAGCATCACATGGGGATATTACTTCCGCACCGGCATCATCATGACCCTGCCCGTGCTCTTTGTCACTCTGGCCGCGCTGGCGTGGCGGCTCTCTGTCACTTTGTAA
- the arsC gene encoding glutaredoxin-dependent arsenate reductase, whose product MSNITIYHNPACGTSRNTLEMIRNSGNEPNIIYYLDTPPTRDELVQLINDMGIPVRALLRQNVEPYAQLGLAEEIFSDAQLLGFMLQHPILINRPVVVTPLGTRLCRPSEVVLEILPEGQKGAFTKEDGEKVIDETGQRIK is encoded by the coding sequence ATGAGCAACATCACCATCTATCACAACCCGGCCTGTGGCACCTCCCGTAACACGCTGGAGATGATCCGTAACAGCGGGAACGAACCGAACATTATCTATTATCTCGATACGCCCCCCACCCGCGATGAGCTTGTGCAGCTGATCAACGATATGGGGATCCCGGTGCGGGCGTTGCTGCGTCAGAACGTTGAACCTTATGCGCAACTGGGTCTTGCAGAGGAGATATTTTCTGATGCGCAGCTGCTTGGTTTTATGCTTCAGCATCCCATCCTGATCAATCGACCGGTGGTGGTCACGCCGCTTGGGACAAGGCTTTGCCGGCCTTCAGAAGTGGTGCTGGAGATCCTGCCTGAAGGTCAGAAGGGCGCTTTCACGAAAGAGGATGGTGAAAAAGTGATTGATGAGACCGGTCAGCGAATTAAGTAG
- a CDS encoding GlxA family transcriptional regulator codes for MSALHVAVIATPGFSPFHFSVPSMVFDKAMPEPGLFDVTICAEQPGTVESDIGISISVEHGAEQLEIADIIIVPFWEHPGVRPSPALLDALRAAWQRGAEVVGLCLGAYVLAYAGLLDNRRASTHWEFEQDFAGRFPQVRLDGNALYTSDERLITSAGTAAGIDCCLNIVREHYGSALANRVARRMVIPPYREGGQAQFIEHVVPETTRDEQINDLINYLRRNLDKRHDIDSLAGFSGMSRRTLTRHFVKATGMTVKDWLSAQRLQRSQELLETTDHSIDVVSSLVGYQSPVSFRQSFKARFNVSPSEWRRTFRGPGLF; via the coding sequence ATGTCCGCTCTGCATGTTGCCGTTATTGCCACGCCGGGTTTTAGCCCGTTTCACTTCTCCGTTCCGTCCATGGTCTTTGATAAGGCCATGCCGGAGCCGGGGCTGTTCGACGTGACAATCTGTGCTGAGCAGCCTGGCACAGTGGAATCTGATATCGGGATTTCCATTAGCGTGGAGCATGGCGCTGAGCAACTCGAGATTGCAGACATTATTATCGTCCCCTTCTGGGAGCATCCCGGGGTGCGTCCCTCCCCTGCCCTGCTTGATGCCCTGCGAGCGGCCTGGCAACGCGGGGCTGAGGTGGTGGGGCTATGCCTTGGGGCTTACGTACTCGCCTATGCCGGACTATTGGATAACCGCCGGGCCTCGACGCACTGGGAGTTTGAGCAGGATTTTGCCGGGCGCTTTCCGCAGGTCAGGCTGGACGGTAATGCGCTCTATACCAGCGATGAGCGCCTGATCACCTCTGCGGGTACGGCCGCAGGCATAGACTGCTGCCTGAATATCGTGCGGGAACATTACGGATCTGCACTTGCGAACCGCGTGGCCCGGCGAATGGTCATTCCTCCGTACCGTGAAGGGGGACAGGCGCAGTTTATTGAGCACGTGGTGCCGGAGACGACGCGTGACGAGCAGATTAATGACCTTATTAACTACCTGCGCCGCAACCTGGACAAGCGCCACGATATTGACTCTCTGGCCGGTTTTTCCGGCATGAGCCGGCGCACGCTGACGCGCCATTTTGTCAAGGCAACCGGAATGACCGTCAAAGACTGGCTCAGCGCCCAGCGTCTGCAGCGCAGCCAGGAGCTGCTCGAAACCACGGATCACAGCATTGACGTAGTATCGTCCCTGGTGGGATACCAGTCCCCGGTCTCTTTTCGCCAGAGTTTCAAGGCGCGCTTTAATGTCAGCCCCAGCGAATGGCGGCGCACCTTCAGGGGACCGGGACTGTTTTAA